GTACTTGTTCGGTCTCTTGTAGGAGTTGGTTTAGTCCCTCGCTAGTGAGACATTCTTCCTTGGACAAGGCAGTATTCACCCCTTCTTGGACTAGCTTGTCATAGAGGGCAGAAATGTTTCCATTCAAGGCATCTTCATAGCGCTCAACGGCCTTTTTCCACGTGAAGGAGTACTTGTTGGCATCAGCTTCTACCTTAGTCCCGTCAATGAAGAGAGCTTTATCTTCAATCAATCCATTCTCTCTGAGGAGGAGAGTGAAGTAGATGAAAGCAGTTTTGATAAGCTGGTTGGCGTGTGTAGAGGCCCGAAAACTATTTATGGTTCGATAACAGACGTAGGTATCCTGACTCAGCCATTTCATAGGAATGACTTCCTCATTCATTTGGAGGATTTTTCTACCAGAGAAAACTTGGCGAGCATAGGCGAATAGGGTCATTTTGAGCAACATAGCTGGATGAAAGGCAGGACGACCTGTGTGGGAAGTTTCTTCTAGGAGAACGGATTGAGGAATAGTATCCACAAACTGACTAATCAGACGTGCCTCATGCGTAGCAGGTAAGTCCCAAGCAATATTTAATTCCAAACTAAGCTGATTTGTGTTATACTGTTTATACATTTTCATGCCTTTCTAGTTGTTTTGTGGTTATTATAATTATAAAGCATGAAATGGAAAACGAGCAACTCCTAATTGGAATTGCTCGTTTTTTATATATGAGCAGCTAGTTTTTGCCCAGCTTCTTTTTTTTGCAGAAGAAAAGACCTTGTCCAGAAGGTCGGGGAAAAATCGGGGAGAAGTCCCCTTAAGCCTAATATAGCACCTGTTTTGTTTTTCTGATATAATAAAGAAAAGAAATGTGAGGAAGCCATGACCATTATTGATGAGATTCAGAAATTAAGCAAGGAAAGATTGGGTTTAGTGACAGTCCTAACGGGAGAAGATGTTGGCCAGTTTCAATTGGCCAAAGAAGCGCTACTGAAACAAATTGGTTTTGACAGTAGTGATTTGAGCTATGCTTATTTTGATATGTCAGAGATAGCCTATCCTCAGGTGGAACTTGATTTGGTATCCTTGCCTTTTTTCTCGGATGAAAAAATTGTCATATTAGATTATTTTGCAGACGTAACGACAGATAAGAAACGCTATTTAAGTGATGAAGAACTCAAGCAATTTGAGGCGTATCTTGTTCAGCCAGTTGAAACAACCCGCTTGATTATTATTGCCACAGGAAAATTAGATAGCAAACGCCGTCTAGTAAAACTCTTAAAACGAGATGGTCTTGTGTTGGAAGCAACGGCTCTCAAAGAAGTAGAATTTCGACAATTTTTCATGCAAAAAACGAAAGAAATGGGTCTTAGCATGGAGAATCACGTTTTTGAACAGCTCCTGATGAAGTCAAATCTTGATTTTGCTGAGATGCACAAGAATCTCGCTTTTTTGCAGTCCTATAAGGGCAGTAGTCAGATTGGTTTAGATGATATTGAGCAAGCTATTCCTAAGACCTTACAGGATAATATATTTGATATGAGCCAACTTCTTCTGCAAGGTAAGATTGATCCAGCTAGGCAATTAGTTCGTGATTTGCGCTTACAAGGCGAAGATGAAATTAAATTAATTGCGATCTTGCTCAATCAATTTCGGCTTTTTTTGCAGGTACAGTTATTGCAAAAAGAAGGACAAGGAGAACAGCAGATTGTTGCAACATTATCAGAGATAGCAGGCCGGAAAATCAATCCTTTTCAAGTGAAATTTGCCCTGCGCGATTCGCGTTCGCTCACTCTTTCTTTTCTCAAAAAAGTAATGCAAGTTTTGATTGAAACGGACTATCAAATCAAGCAAGGACTATTTGAGAAGGATTACCTATTTGATCTTGCTTTATTAAAAATTGCCAGTACATGATTTCAGACAAAAAAATTGAAAAGGCTCTCAAATTGCGGTAAAATGATTAGTATAGAAGATTAAAGGAGGCCGAATATGGCAATTATTTTACCAGATTTACCATACGCTTATGATGCTCTTGAACCGCATATTGATGCAGAAACAATGACATTGCACCATGATAAGCACCATGCAACCTATGTTGCGAATGCAAATGCAGCCCTTGAAAAACACCCAGAAATTGGTGAAGATTTGGTAGCCTTGCTGTCAAATGTAGAAAACATCCCAGCAGATATTCGCCAAGCCTTGATTAACAATGGTGGAGGTCATTTGAACCATGCTCTTTTCTGGGAATTATTGTCACCAGACAAAACAGAAGTTCCAGCTGAATTAGCAGCAGAGATTGCCACTACATTTGGTTCATTTGACGATTTCCAAGCAGCCTTTACAACAGCAGCAACAACTCGTTTTGGATCAGGTTGGGCTTTCTTGGTTGTCAATAAAGAAGGTAAATTAGAAATTGTTTCAACTGCAAACCAAGATACACCAATCATGAATGGTTTGACACCAATCTTGGCGCTTGATGTATGGGAACATGCTTACTACTTAAACTACCGCAATGTTCGTCCAAATTATATCAAAGCATTCTTTGAAATCATCAACTGGAACAAGGTCAACGAATTGTACCAAG
Above is a window of Streptococcus sp. zg-86 DNA encoding:
- the holA gene encoding DNA polymerase III subunit delta translates to MTIIDEIQKLSKERLGLVTVLTGEDVGQFQLAKEALLKQIGFDSSDLSYAYFDMSEIAYPQVELDLVSLPFFSDEKIVILDYFADVTTDKKRYLSDEELKQFEAYLVQPVETTRLIIIATGKLDSKRRLVKLLKRDGLVLEATALKEVEFRQFFMQKTKEMGLSMENHVFEQLLMKSNLDFAEMHKNLAFLQSYKGSSQIGLDDIEQAIPKTLQDNIFDMSQLLLQGKIDPARQLVRDLRLQGEDEIKLIAILLNQFRLFLQVQLLQKEGQGEQQIVATLSEIAGRKINPFQVKFALRDSRSLTLSFLKKVMQVLIETDYQIKQGLFEKDYLFDLALLKIAST
- the sodA gene encoding superoxide dismutase SodA translates to MAIILPDLPYAYDALEPHIDAETMTLHHDKHHATYVANANAALEKHPEIGEDLVALLSNVENIPADIRQALINNGGGHLNHALFWELLSPDKTEVPAELAAEIATTFGSFDDFQAAFTTAATTRFGSGWAFLVVNKEGKLEIVSTANQDTPIMNGLTPILALDVWEHAYYLNYRNVRPNYIKAFFEIINWNKVNELYQAAK